The window TCATCGACCGGCAGGCGCAGATCCGGCTCAGTCAGCAGCGGCAGCGCGTTGAGAGCGAAGCCCACCGGCGGGTGCACGTCATGGAAGTGGGTGGCCCGCGCGATCAGGTAGGCCGCGCCGCGAAAGAGGTGGGTCTGCTCATCAACGGTGCTGCTGTGGCGGACGGCGCTGGAGACCATGAGCGCGTAGGCGATCAGGAAGACGAGAGCGGCCGGGAGCAGTGCGCGAAAGCGTTCAACTTTCATGGTGATTGAGAACTAGGGCTGAAGGGTCAGATAACCCAACTGGACGTAGACTTGGTTCCCGGCGGCAATCAAGCGCTCGCCGCTCAGCGCGTCGTTGCAGGATCAGCCCGGCCAGGACGAGGGAAAGGGCGAGGAAAGCGAAACCGATGAGGCGACCGCGCGGCATATCCCGGAGCATAATAGAGAAGCGCCCGGCCGTCAAAGCGTTGGGCCGCTGATCCGCTTTGGAAAGCAAAGCCGTCCTGTGCTATCATCGCCCCATCTGAGTCCGCGGCGTTGGCCGCCGCGCGGCCACGCGAACCATGATGCTACCAACCACCGGGCAACCCGACGACCCGCGACCAACCCCCTTGCCCCAACCGCACGAAGTCGAGTTGACGGTGATCGTGCCCACGCGCAATGAGTCGGCCAACGTCGCGCCGCTGCTCGACCGCTTGGGCCGGGCGCTGGCCGGGCGGGCGTTCGCGGTGCTGTTTGTCGACGACAGCACCGACGACACGGCGGCCGTCATTGCCCACGAAGCTGCCGGCCGGCCGTTTCCCGTGGCCGTGCTGGCCCGCCCGGAAGAGCGGCGCAACGGCCTGAGCGGCGCGGTCGTCGAGGGCATGGAGGCCGCTGGTGGGCTTCGACTGTGCGTCATCGACGCCGATTTGCAGCACCCGCCGGAGATCATCCCCCAGCTGCTGGATCAGGCCAACCGCACCGGCGCGGACGTGGTCGTCGCCAGCCGCCAGGCCGACTTGCTCGGCCCGGTGGGCCTCAGCCGCTCGCGGGCGCTCACCTCGCAACTGCTCACCATTCTGGCCCGCATGGTCTTTCCCCGCGTGCTGAAGAACGTCTCCGATCCGCTGACCGGCTTCTTTATTGTGCGTCGCGCGGCCATCGACACCACCAGCCTGCAACCGGAAGGGTTCAAGATTCTGCTGGAGATTCTCGTCCGCCACCCCGATCTGCGCGTCACCGAACTGCATTTCGACTTCGCCCCGCGCCACGAGGGACAGAGCAAGGCCGATCTCAACGAGGGCATGCGCTTCTTTCGCCATCTGGCCCGCCTGCGCCTGACGGTGAACCAACATCTCATTCGCTTCCTGATCGTGCTGCTGCTGGCGATAGCGCTCAATCTGACGCTGCTGCCGGCGCTGACTCGTGGCGGCCGGCCGGTCATGCTGGCCGCCGCGATGGCCGGGGCGGTCACTATCGCCGCCATCCTGTTGGGCGAAATGTGGGTCTTCAGCGACCGGCCGCGCGGCCCGGCGCGGCGGCGGCTGGCGGGCGTGCTCCTGCTCGGCCTGCTGTTTCTGGGCGTCGTCTATCTGCCGGTCATCTGGCTGCTGGCCGTGCGGTTGGGCCTGCCGGTCATGGTGGCCGGGCTGGCGGCCATGTTGGCCGCCGGATTCGTCTACTATCTCTTTTCCGAGCAATGGATCTGGACGCGCGGGCTGATGATGCGGCCGCGGGCCTACCTCTACTACGATCTCCACGGCCTGCTCACCGTGGCTTCCCAGATTCCCCTGAGCGACCTGAGCTACTTTCAGACACCCGCGCCGCCGGAGCGCATCGACCTGCAACTGCGCGTGGACCGGCACGGCACGCCCAGCCGTGTGCCGGGGGCGATCTGCTACGACGAACACCTCGGCCGCTTCGGCTTTGGCCTGACGGTCATCCCCGGCGACTTCACCGAAATCGTCGTCTCGCCGCTGCTGGAAACGTCGCCCGGCTTTTTGTATACCAACGTCGTCGAGCCGGTGCTGCGTTGGCTGCTGGTCACGCGCGGCTATTCGCTGGCCCGCGCCGGGGCCATATGCCGGCCGGGCGCTGTTCGGCCGGGCGCGGGACGTTGGCCCGAAGCGCTACTCATCACCGGCCGGGGCGATATGGGCTACGGCCTGAGCCGCCTCTGCCGGGCCGATGCCCTCGACTTCATGGGCGACGATTGCATCATCATCGGCCGCGACCGGCGCGCGCGCAGTTTCCCCAAGCCGGTCACCGCCGGGCGCGGGATGACGTCCGATCAGTCGCCGGGGCAGCCGATCCCGCCGGCGCTGGGCCTGCAACGGCTGCTCTATTCGTCGCCCGTGCGGCGGCTGGGCCTATTCCTCAGCGAGCGCCGGCTACCGGCGGCCACGGTCAACACCTATTTGCAACGTTTTATCCCCCAACCTAAATACCCGCTCCCCTCTCTGCTGCCGGAAATAGCCGTCGGTGACGAGGCCGTCCCCCTTGTCCTGGTCGATCAGGCGCGCGGGGCGGAGAGCCTGACGCCCCTGCCGCTGGAGACGGCCATCGACCGGCTGCTGGAACCCGGCGAGCGCGCGTTTGGTTTCCAGCCCTATCCCCTGCTGGTCGAATCGCTGGCAAGCTGGCACGGGCGCGACTGGCCGGCCGAGGAGCGCGACATCCTGCGGGCCGGATTGGCCGGCTGCTTGACCCTTCAGCGGCGAGCCACCGACGAGCGCTGGTGGGAACACGTCGGACAAATCTTTCAAAATCAAACGGCGCATGATCCGGCGCGCCACGCCGCGCCGGCCGTCAACCCCGCCTAACGCCAACCCGATCACATCCCCTAATCATCAGCATACAGGCACTCAATGGATTATCGAAAACCGGCCGTCTTCGGCGAAAACTGGTCACCCAGCCGCTATCAGGTGTTACCCTACTTTGCCGCCGAGCGCGACGTATTGGCCCGCCCCGACATCCGCCGCATCCTGGAGATCGGCTGCGGCAACGGCTGGAACATGAGCCGCTTCGCCCAGAACGGCCGCGTGGCCTTCGGTCTCGATGCCGTGCCCGAACGGGTGGCGCTGGCCCAGACCCACGGCCCG is drawn from Candidatus Promineifilum breve and contains these coding sequences:
- a CDS encoding glycosyltransferase produces the protein MMLPTTGQPDDPRPTPLPQPHEVELTVIVPTRNESANVAPLLDRLGRALAGRAFAVLFVDDSTDDTAAVIAHEAAGRPFPVAVLARPEERRNGLSGAVVEGMEAAGGLRLCVIDADLQHPPEIIPQLLDQANRTGADVVVASRQADLLGPVGLSRSRALTSQLLTILARMVFPRVLKNVSDPLTGFFIVRRAAIDTTSLQPEGFKILLEILVRHPDLRVTELHFDFAPRHEGQSKADLNEGMRFFRHLARLRLTVNQHLIRFLIVLLLAIALNLTLLPALTRGGRPVMLAAAMAGAVTIAAILLGEMWVFSDRPRGPARRRLAGVLLLGLLFLGVVYLPVIWLLAVRLGLPVMVAGLAAMLAAGFVYYLFSEQWIWTRGLMMRPRAYLYYDLHGLLTVASQIPLSDLSYFQTPAPPERIDLQLRVDRHGTPSRVPGAICYDEHLGRFGFGLTVIPGDFTEIVVSPLLETSPGFLYTNVVEPVLRWLLVTRGYSLARAGAICRPGAVRPGAGRWPEALLITGRGDMGYGLSRLCRADALDFMGDDCIIIGRDRRARSFPKPVTAGRGMTSDQSPGQPIPPALGLQRLLYSSPVRRLGLFLSERRLPAATVNTYLQRFIPQPKYPLPSLLPEIAVGDEAVPLVLVDQARGAESLTPLPLETAIDRLLEPGERAFGFQPYPLLVESLASWHGRDWPAEERDILRAGLAGCLTLQRRATDERWWEHVGQIFQNQTAHDPARHAAPAVNPA